Proteins found in one Magnolia sinica isolate HGM2019 chromosome 5, MsV1, whole genome shotgun sequence genomic segment:
- the LOC131246134 gene encoding uncharacterized protein LOC131246134 isoform X6 has product MFQLVKCIYQSVQTKYGYNLFGHFLQNLVEESIWPMIATESLKALGGLGLLSLGGKYLLRCIFEEEEALISAHRKEIEETMEIVRERIFEHFAQVSQHCLSF; this is encoded by the exons ATGTTTCAGCTTGTCAAGTGCATATATCAATCAGTTCAAACCAAATATGGTTATAATTTATTTGGTCATTTCTTGCAGAACCTAGTGGAGGAAAGCATTTGGCCAATGATAGCTACAGAAAGTTTGAAGGCTCTAGGTGGACTTGGCCTGCTTTCCCTTGGAGGAAAATACCTACTCAGGTGTATCTTTGAA GAGGAAGAGGCTCTCATTTCAGCTCATAGAAAAGAAATTGAAGAGACGATGGAGATTGTGCGTGAA AGAATTTTCGAGCACTTTGCACAGGTAAGCCAACACTGTCTGTCATTTTAA
- the LOC131246134 gene encoding uncharacterized protein LOC131246134 isoform X9: MFQLVKCIYQSVQTKYGYNLFGHFLQNLVEESIWPMIATESLKALGGLGLLSLGGKYLLRCIFEEEEALISAHRKEIEETMEIVRERIFEHFAQCK, encoded by the exons ATGTTTCAGCTTGTCAAGTGCATATATCAATCAGTTCAAACCAAATATGGTTATAATTTATTTGGTCATTTCTTGCAGAACCTAGTGGAGGAAAGCATTTGGCCAATGATAGCTACAGAAAGTTTGAAGGCTCTAGGTGGACTTGGCCTGCTTTCCCTTGGAGGAAAATACCTACTCAGGTGTATCTTTGAA GAGGAAGAGGCTCTCATTTCAGCTCATAGAAAAGAAATTGAAGAGACGATGGAGATTGTGCGTGAA AGAATTTTCGAGCACTTTGCACAG
- the LOC131246134 gene encoding uncharacterized protein LOC131246134 isoform X7: MFQLVKCIYQSVQTKYGYNLFGHFLQNLVEESIWPMIATESLKALGGLGLLSLGGKYLLRCIFEEEEALISAHRKEIEETMEIVRERIFEHFAQGFKHLK; this comes from the exons ATGTTTCAGCTTGTCAAGTGCATATATCAATCAGTTCAAACCAAATATGGTTATAATTTATTTGGTCATTTCTTGCAGAACCTAGTGGAGGAAAGCATTTGGCCAATGATAGCTACAGAAAGTTTGAAGGCTCTAGGTGGACTTGGCCTGCTTTCCCTTGGAGGAAAATACCTACTCAGGTGTATCTTTGAA GAGGAAGAGGCTCTCATTTCAGCTCATAGAAAAGAAATTGAAGAGACGATGGAGATTGTGCGTGAA AGAATTTTCGAGCACTTTGCACAG
- the LOC131246134 gene encoding uncharacterized protein LOC131246134 isoform X3, whose product MFQLVKCIYQSVQTKYGYNLFGHFLQNLVEESIWPMIATESLKALGGLGLLSLGGKYLLRCIFEVGIIFLIITQSRCLVGIFEFGTVFLLHLCRRKRLSFQLIEKKLKRRWRLCVKEFSSTLHSASDEI is encoded by the exons ATGTTTCAGCTTGTCAAGTGCATATATCAATCAGTTCAAACCAAATATGGTTATAATTTATTTGGTCATTTCTTGCAGAACCTAGTGGAGGAAAGCATTTGGCCAATGATAGCTACAGAAAGTTTGAAGGCTCTAGGTGGACTTGGCCTGCTTTCCCTTGGAGGAAAATACCTACTCAGGTGTATCTTTGAAGTTGGTATCATATTCCTAATAATAACTCAATCTCggtgtctggttggtatttttgAGTTTGGAACTGTATTCTTGCTTCACTTGTGTAGGAGGAAGAGGCTCTCATTTCAGCTCATAGAAAAGAAATTGAAGAGACGATGGAGATTGTGCGTGAA AGAATTTTCGAGCACTTTGCACAG
- the LOC131246134 gene encoding uncharacterized protein LOC131246134 isoform X4: MFQLVKCIYQSVQTKYGYNLFGHFLQNLVEESIWPMIATESLKALGGLGLLSLGGKYLLRCIFEVGIIFLIITQSRCLVGIFEFGTVFLLHLCRRKRLSFQLIEKKLKRRWRLCVKEFSSTLHRDSSI; encoded by the exons ATGTTTCAGCTTGTCAAGTGCATATATCAATCAGTTCAAACCAAATATGGTTATAATTTATTTGGTCATTTCTTGCAGAACCTAGTGGAGGAAAGCATTTGGCCAATGATAGCTACAGAAAGTTTGAAGGCTCTAGGTGGACTTGGCCTGCTTTCCCTTGGAGGAAAATACCTACTCAGGTGTATCTTTGAAGTTGGTATCATATTCCTAATAATAACTCAATCTCggtgtctggttggtatttttgAGTTTGGAACTGTATTCTTGCTTCACTTGTGTAGGAGGAAGAGGCTCTCATTTCAGCTCATAGAAAAGAAATTGAAGAGACGATGGAGATTGTGCGTGAA AGAATTTTCGAGCACTTTGCACAG
- the LOC131246134 gene encoding uncharacterized protein LOC131246134 isoform X2, with protein sequence MRRGLPILKFRYGGSMTMKNLVEESIWPMIATESLKALGGLGLLSLGGKYLLRCIFEVGIIFLIITQSRCLVGIFEFGTVFLLHLCRRKRLSFQLIEKKLKRRWRLCVNCTRWMKDSWSMPSFFTCQRGDFHISIIHNNLLFSWFHVHGQYVKCLLPFFC encoded by the exons ATGAGAAGAGGATTGCCCATTTTGAAGTTTCGGTATGGGGGATCCATGACAATGAAG AACCTAGTGGAGGAAAGCATTTGGCCAATGATAGCTACAGAAAGTTTGAAGGCTCTAGGTGGACTTGGCCTGCTTTCCCTTGGAGGAAAATACCTACTCAGGTGTATCTTTGAAGTTGGTATCATATTCCTAATAATAACTCAATCTCggtgtctggttggtatttttgAGTTTGGAACTGTATTCTTGCTTCACTTGTGTAGGAGGAAGAGGCTCTCATTTCAGCTCATAGAAAAGAAATTGAAGAGACGATGGAGATTGTGCGTGAA CTGCACAAGATGGATGAAGGACAGCTGGAGTATGCCGAGTTTCTTCACTTGCCAAAGAGGAGATTTTCATATTTCA ATAATTCACAATAATCTTTTATTTTCGTGGTTCCATGTACATGGACAGTATGTGAAATGCCTTCTTCCATTCTTCTGTTAA
- the LOC131246134 gene encoding uncharacterized protein LOC131246134 isoform X1 codes for MFQLVKCIYQSVQTKYGYNLFGHFLQNLVEESIWPMIATESLKALGGLGLLSLGGKYLLRCIFEVGIIFLIITQSRCLVGIFEFGTVFLLHLCRRKRLSFQLIEKKLKRRWRLCVNCTRWMKDSWSMPSFFTCQRGDFHISIIHNNLLFSWFHVHGQYVKCLLPFFC; via the exons ATGTTTCAGCTTGTCAAGTGCATATATCAATCAGTTCAAACCAAATATGGTTATAATTTATTTGGTCATTTCTTGCAGAACCTAGTGGAGGAAAGCATTTGGCCAATGATAGCTACAGAAAGTTTGAAGGCTCTAGGTGGACTTGGCCTGCTTTCCCTTGGAGGAAAATACCTACTCAGGTGTATCTTTGAAGTTGGTATCATATTCCTAATAATAACTCAATCTCggtgtctggttggtatttttgAGTTTGGAACTGTATTCTTGCTTCACTTGTGTAGGAGGAAGAGGCTCTCATTTCAGCTCATAGAAAAGAAATTGAAGAGACGATGGAGATTGTGCGTGAA CTGCACAAGATGGATGAAGGACAGCTGGAGTATGCCGAGTTTCTTCACTTGCCAAAGAGGAGATTTTCATATTTCA ATAATTCACAATAATCTTTTATTTTCGTGGTTCCATGTACATGGACAGTATGTGAAATGCCTTCTTCCATTCTTCTGTTAA
- the LOC131246134 gene encoding uncharacterized protein LOC131246134 isoform X8 yields MFQLVKCIYQSVQTKYGYNLFGHFLQNLVEESIWPMIATESLKALGGLGLLSLGGKYLLRCIFEEEEALISAHRKEIEETMEIVREYVKCLLPFFC; encoded by the exons ATGTTTCAGCTTGTCAAGTGCATATATCAATCAGTTCAAACCAAATATGGTTATAATTTATTTGGTCATTTCTTGCAGAACCTAGTGGAGGAAAGCATTTGGCCAATGATAGCTACAGAAAGTTTGAAGGCTCTAGGTGGACTTGGCCTGCTTTCCCTTGGAGGAAAATACCTACTCAGGTGTATCTTTGAA GAGGAAGAGGCTCTCATTTCAGCTCATAGAAAAGAAATTGAAGAGACGATGGAGATTGTGCGTGAA TATGTGAAATGCCTTCTTCCATTCTTCTGTTAA
- the LOC131246134 gene encoding dynamin-related protein 12A-like isoform X5: protein MFQLVKCIYQSVQTKYGYNLFGHFLQNLVEESIWPMIATESLKALGGLGLLSLGGKYLLRCIFEEEEALISAHRKEIEETMEIVRELHKMDEGQLEYAEFLHLPKRRFSYFNNSQ from the exons ATGTTTCAGCTTGTCAAGTGCATATATCAATCAGTTCAAACCAAATATGGTTATAATTTATTTGGTCATTTCTTGCAGAACCTAGTGGAGGAAAGCATTTGGCCAATGATAGCTACAGAAAGTTTGAAGGCTCTAGGTGGACTTGGCCTGCTTTCCCTTGGAGGAAAATACCTACTCAGGTGTATCTTTGAA GAGGAAGAGGCTCTCATTTCAGCTCATAGAAAAGAAATTGAAGAGACGATGGAGATTGTGCGTGAA CTGCACAAGATGGATGAAGGACAGCTGGAGTATGCCGAGTTTCTTCACTTGCCAAAGAGGAGATTTTCATATTTCA ATAATTCACAATAA
- the LOC131246134 gene encoding uncharacterized protein LOC131246134 isoform X10, whose translation MFQLVKCIYQSVQTKYGYNLFGHFLQNLVEESIWPMIATESLKALGGLGLLSLGGKYLLRCIFEEEEALISAHRKEIEETMEIVRECK comes from the exons ATGTTTCAGCTTGTCAAGTGCATATATCAATCAGTTCAAACCAAATATGGTTATAATTTATTTGGTCATTTCTTGCAGAACCTAGTGGAGGAAAGCATTTGGCCAATGATAGCTACAGAAAGTTTGAAGGCTCTAGGTGGACTTGGCCTGCTTTCCCTTGGAGGAAAATACCTACTCAGGTGTATCTTTGAA GAGGAAGAGGCTCTCATTTCAGCTCATAGAAAAGAAATTGAAGAGACGATGGAGATTGTGCGTGAA
- the LOC131247068 gene encoding cytochrome P450 71A9-like gives MKGAQEEVRRAIGKKERVEESDLHQYHYLKLVIKEALRLHHPTPLLVPRETIEKCTIGGYQILLKTRVFVNARAIAMDPKYWDNPEEFWPDRFLNNPIDFRGQDLEFLPFRFGRRGCPGLNFSMVVIELTLANLLHCFDWQLPHGMKREDVDMEEAVGITMHKKTHLCLVAIAKAYNA, from the coding sequence ATGAAGGGAGCACAAGAGGAAGTAAGAAGGGCCATCGGTAAGAAAGAAAGGGTGGAAGAAAGCGATCTTCATCAATACCACTACTTAAAGTTGGTGATAAAGGAAGCATTGAGATTGCACCATCCAACTCCTTTATTGGTTCCACGTGAAACGATAGAGAAGTGTACCATTGGAGGGTACCAAATCCTTTTGAAAACAAGGGTGTTTGTGAATGCAAGAGCTATTGCGATGGATCCCAAGTACTGGGACAATCCAGAAGAGTTCTGGCCTGATAGGTTCTTGAACAACCCCATTGATTTCAGAGGACAAGATTTGGAGTTTTTGCCATTTAGGTTTGGCCGGAGAGGATGCCCTGGACTTAATTTCTCGATGGTAGTGATTGAGCTTACACTTGCAAATCTTCTGCACTGTTTTGATTGGCAGTTGCCTCATGGGATGAAAAGGGAAGACGTGGATATGGAGGAAGCTGTAGGGATTACAATGCATAAGAAAACCCATCTGTGTTTGGTAGCCATTGCAAAGGCCTATAATGCATAA